The following are from one region of the Salvelinus fontinalis isolate EN_2023a chromosome 5, ASM2944872v1, whole genome shotgun sequence genome:
- the LOC129854946 gene encoding creatine kinase U-type, mitochondrial-like: MANNFARILSGKRNVGIMSLVGAGSLTAAFLLNREHVTAGAQVRRVYPASADYPDLRKHNNCMASHLTPAIYAKLVDKATPNGYTLDQAIQTGVDNPGHPFIKTVGMVAGDEESYEVFADLLDPVIKERHNGYDPQTMTHPTDLDSNKLKSGKFDERYVLSSRVRTGRSIRGLSLPPACTRAERREVEKVVVDALAGLKGDLAGTYYSLTHMTDQEQQQLIDDHFLFDKPVSPLLTCSGMARDWPDARGIWHNNTKTFLIWINEEDHTRVISMEKGGNMKRVFDRFCTGLKEVERLIQEKGWEFMWNERLGYILTCPSNLGTGLRAGVHVNLPKLSKDPRFTKILDNLRLQKRGTGGVDTAAVGSTFDISNLDRLGQSEVMGNTLC, encoded by the exons ATGGCAAACAACTTCGCCAGAATTTTGTCCGGCAAACGAAATGTGGGCATTATGTCATTAGTTGGAGCCGGGTCTTTGACAGCGGCCTTTCTGCTCAACCGTGAACATGTCACCGCCGGAGCGCAAGTACGGAGAGTGTACCCTGCCAG TGCGGACTACCCAGACTTGCGCAAGCACAACAACTGCATGGCCAGCCACCTGACACCTGCCATTTATGCCAAGCTGGTGGACAAGGCCACGCCCAACGGCTACACTCTTGACCAGGCCATCCAGACTGGCGTGGACAACCCCGGGCACCCCTTCATCAAGACCGTGGGCATGgtggcaggggacgaggagtccTATGAG GTGTTTGCAGACCTCCTTGACCCGGTCATCAAGGAGAGGCACAATGGCTACGACCCACAGACGATGACCCATCCCACCGACTTGGACTCCAACAAG CTCAAGTCGGGCAAATTCGACGAGCGCTACGTGCTGTCGTCGCGGGTCAGGACGGGCCGTAGCATCAGGGGACTGAGCCTGCCCCCGGCGTGTACCCGGGCAGAGCGCCGGGAGGTGGAGAAGGTGGTGGTGGACGCCCTGGCTGGCCTGAAGGGGGACCTGGCGGGGACATATTACAGCCTCACCCACATGACAGACCAGGAGCAGCAGCAGCTCATTGAC GACCACTTCCTGTTCGATAAACCCGTGTCCCCTCTGCTGACTTGTTCGGGGATGGCCCGTGATTGGCCAGATGCACGCGGTATCTG GCATAACAACACGAAGACCTTCCTGATCTGGATTAATGAAGAGGATCACACCAGAGTCATCTCTATGGAGAAGGGAGGCAACATGAAGAGAGTGTTTGACCGCTTCTGCACAGGCCTGAAagag GTGGAGAGGCTGATCCAGGAGAAAGGCTGGGAGTTCATGTGGAATGAGAGACTGGGCTACATTCTCACGTGCCCCTCCAACCTGGGCACTGGGCTCCGTGCTGGAGTACACGTCAACCTGCCCAAGCTCAGCAAG GATCCCCGCTTCACTAAGATCCTGGACAACCTGCGTCTGCAGAAGAGAGGAACCGGGGGAGTGGACACTGCAGCCGTGGGCAGCACCTTCGACATCTCCAACCTGGACAGACTGGGCCAGTCAGAGGTAATGGGGAATACATTGTGTTAG